In a genomic window of Glycine max cultivar Williams 82 chromosome 13, Glycine_max_v4.0, whole genome shotgun sequence:
- the LOC100782650 gene encoding uncharacterized protein → MAERRLNINAPLMSVRRSSATPPSLTEAKKKILEKRHTLPYYKSDTSSDQVTEPVAVPFNWEHIPGRRKGNGGSEPQPPKANSITPSPRLPPGKSINATKQTLEKESKTANKFKSSNKSKSFNVSVVKVDSDKERKAEKIVESRRSNVKFDDDDDNDAYSDALENLSPTESFSMNCSVSGVSGLDNLDANKFGTFSTDQQTRDFMMSRFLPAAKAMTLQPPQYSSKKQSVLVEQQPRDVSKLVREEKKPLPNKHNTAIIPYTGQHQEEESEDEVDGYEYDNSSNIAAKGCGLLPQLHIRNSLCLLNPVAAMKMKNKAILPPASEVVKPNKSSHIRSFSPVPAVKKAWEAIHKSKSSSRAASPDKQEGKKKWTSESNRFTYSGELLPGRLSPFRRSRAAAAGISPCRSKPQSPFRGAKLPGDTKEAENYMFGKVKFHSGVLGNVHDVLSQGAKRTSYSGNLTIEKTLYVDTASTAKLSSSNISSLDINQRVDTVVADLDRSRGKGSNSSFGSSQVIKQVHAVEEKVTFDTDVLSSLDSIPPSLYSYLNLAAKENKDLGLTTDQNISQKPVSLQSVQGTFAEDSKTNTQQIVLANDSGKGSAESIVSSLPPPLPKSPSESWLWRALPLVSVKNSFLHSSQGTQSKAKRHDSNTSGNLKWETIVKTSNLHHDHVRYSQELPTRKSQH, encoded by the exons ATGGCTGAAAGGAGATTGAATATTAATGCCCCTCTCATGTCTGTGAGACGCTCTTCTGCCACACCACCATCCTTAACTGAAGCAAAGAAGAAGATTCTAGAGAAACGCCACACTCTTCCATACTACAAATCAGACACATCCTCAGATCAGGTAACAGAACCTGTTGCAGTACCTTTCAATTGGGAGCATATCCCTGGAAGACGCAAGGGTAATGGTGGATCTGAGCCTCAACCTCCTAAAGCCAATTCAATCACTCCAAGCCCAAGGCTTCCCCCAGGAAAATCAATCAATGCTACCAAACAAACATTGGAAAAGGAAAGTAAGACTGCAAATAAATTTAAGTcctcaaataaatcaaagtcTTTCAATGTTAGTGTGGTGAAGGTAGACTCTGACAAAGAGAGAAAAGCAGAGAAAATAGTTGAGAGCAGAAGGTCTAATGTGAAGTTTGATGacgatgatgataatgatgcttATTCTGATGCCCTTGAAAATCTGTCACCTACAGAATCATTCTCCATGAACTGTAGTGTGAGTGGTGTAAGCGGGCTAGATAATCTGGATGCAAACAAGTTCGGAACCTTTTCCACAGATCAACAGACTAGAGACTTTATGATGAGCCGATTTTTGCCTGCTGCAAAGGCTATGACCTTGCAGCCTCCTCAATATTCTTCAAAAAAGCAATCTGTACTAGTAGAGCAACAACCTAGAGATGTTAGCAAATTGGTTCGCGAGGAAAAGAAGCCATTGCCTAATAAGCATAACACTGCTATTATACCATACACTGGTCAACATCAAGAGGAagaaagtgaagatgaagttgaTGGTTATGAGTATGATAACTCTTCTAATATTGCAGCTAAAGGCTGCGGGTTGTTACCTCAATTGCATATCAGGAATTCATTGTGCTTACTGAATCCGGTTGCTGCaatgaaaatgaagaacaaGGCTATCTTGCCTCCAGCCAGTGAGGTTGTGAAACCTAACAAAAGTTCTCATATTAGATCTTTTAGCCCAGTTCCTGCTGTAAAGAAG GCTTGGGAGGCAATTCACAAGAGCAAATCAAGCTCTAGGGCTGCATCACCTGACAAGCAAGAGGGTAAAAAGAAATGGACCAGTGAATCAAACAGATTTACCTACTCTGGTGAGTTGCTGCCAGGTAGACTCTCTCCCTTTCGTCGTTCAAGAGCTGCTGCTGCTGGTATATCTCCATGTCGAAGTAAACCTCAATCTCCCTTTCGTGGTGCTAAGTTGCCTGGTGATACTAAAGAGGCTGAGAATTATATGTTTGGCAAGGTGAAATTCCACAGTGGTGTGCTTGGAAATGTTCATGATGTGCTATCCCAAGGAGCCAAAAGAACTTCATATTCAGGGAATCTCACAATTGAAAAGACATTGTACGTAGATACTGCCAGTACAGCCAAATTATCATCTTCAAATATAAGTTCTTTAGATATCAATCAGAGGGTAGATACTGTGGTTGCAGACTTAGACAGAAGCAGGGGGAAAGGAAGTAATTCCTCCTTTGGATCTTCTCAAGTGATAAAGCAAGTACATgctgtggaagaaaaggtcacGTTTGATACTGATGTGTTAAGTTCTTTGGATTCCATTCCACCAAGTTTGTATAGTTATTTGAATCTTGCAgccaaagaaaacaaagatttaGGATTGACAACTGATCAAAATATTAGCCAAAAACCTGTGTCCTTGCAATCTGTGCAAGGGACATTTGCTGAAGATTCAAAGACCAACACCCAGCAAATTGTGTTAGCTAATGATTCAGGAAAAGGTAGTGCTGAATCTATTGTGTCTTCTCTTCCCCCACCTTTGCCAAAATCACCTTCGGAATCCTGGCTTTGGCGTGCCTTGCCTTTAGTTTCTGTGAAGAATTCTTTCCTGCACTCAAGTCAAGGTACTCAATCCAAAGCTAAAAGGCATGATTCTAATACATCTGGTAATCTCAAGTGGGAAACAATAGTGAAAACTTCGAATTTGCATCATGATCATGTTCGCTATTCTCAG GAACTACCCACACGCAAATCTCAGCACTAA
- the LOC100814184 gene encoding cysteine protease XCP2, whose product MGCQLKTQLFLLFLVWGSWTFLCYGLPSEYSILALEIDKFPSEEGVIELFQRWKEENKKIYRSPDQEKLRFENFKRNLKYIAEKNSKRISPYGQSLGLNRFADMSNEEFKSKFTSKVKKPFSKRNGLSGKDHSCEDAPYSLDWRKKGVVTAVKDQGYCGCCWAFSSTGAIEGINAIVSGDLISLSEPELVDCDRTNDGCDGGHMDYAFEWVMHNGGIDTETNYPYSGADGTCNVAKEETKVIGIDGYYNVEQSDRSLLCATVKQPISAGIDGSSWDFQLYIGGIYDGDCSSDPDDIDHAILVVGYGSEGDEDYWIVKNSWGTSWGMEGYIYIRRNTNLKYGVCAINYMASYPTKEPTAPSPSSPPSPPSSPPPSPLTPPALPPPSPPATPPLSPPLPPATPPPLPPPPPSKCGQFSYCPAHETCCCLYEFFGFCLVYGCCEYKNAVCCIWTEYCCPSDYPICDIRDGLCLQKHGDLMGVAAKKIKKGRHKLPWTKFEQTEKTYHHLQTGRNAFAAVL is encoded by the exons ATGGGTTGTCAACTGAAAACTcaattgtttcttcttttccttgtcTGGGGATCATGGACATTTCTATGTTATGGTCTCCCAAGTGAGTACTCCATACTAGCCCTTGAAATTGACAAGTTTCCTTCGGAGGAAGGGGTGATTGAGCTGTTCCAACGATGGAAGGAGGAAAATAAGAAGATTTACAGGAGCCCAGATCAAGAAAAGTTAAGGTTCGAGAATTTCAAGAGGAACTTGAAATACATTGCAGAGAAGAACTCGAAGCGAATTTCTCCTTACGGGCAGAGTCTCGGATTGAACAGGTTTGCTGACATGAGCAATGAGGAGTTCAAGAGTAAGTTTACTTCAAAGGTGAAGAAGCCATTTAGCAAAAGGAATGGCTTGTCTGGTAAGGATCACTCTTGCGAAGATGCACCTTACTCTTTGGATTGGAGGAAGAAGGGTGTTGTGACTGCTGTGAAGGACCAAGGCTATTGTG GCTGTTGTTGGGCATTCTCTTCCACTGGTGCCATAGAAGGAATAAATGCAATAGTCTCAGGGGACCTTATAAGCCTTTCCGAACCGGAACTTGTGGACTGTGACAGAACTAATGATGGATGTGATGGAGGCCACATGGACTATGCTTTTGAATGGGTTATGCACAATGGTGGGATCGACACGGAAACTAATTATCCTTATAGTGGTGCAGATGGTACATGCAATGTAGCAAAG gAGGAAACCAAGGTTATTGGCATTGATGGCTACTACAATGTGGAGCAATCAGATCGTTCTCTATTGTGTGCTACAGTGAAGCAACCCATCAGTGCCGGTATAGATGGCTCTTCATGGGATTTTCAACTATATATTGGc GGAATCTATGATGGAGATTGCTCAAGTGATCCAGATGATATTGACCATGCAATTTTGGTTGTGGGTTATGGCTCAGAGGGTGATGAAGATTACTGGATTGTGAAGAATTCATGGGGAACCTCATGGGGAATGGAAGGGTACATTTATATTAGAAGGAatactaatttaaaatatgGCGTGTGTGCAATCAACTACATGGCCTCTTATCCTACCAAAGAGCCTACTGCACCATCCCCAAGTAGTCCTCCTTCACCACCATCATCACCACCGCCTTCACCATTAACACCACCGGCACTACCGCCACCTTCACCACCGGCAACACCGCCACTTTCTCCACCATTACCGCCAGCAACACCGCCACCCCTCCCACCACCTCCACCTAGTAAATGTGGACAATTCTCATATTGTCCAGCTCATGAGACATGTTGCTGCCTTTATGAGTTCTTTGGTTTCTGCTTAGTTTATGGTTGTTGTGAATATAAGAATGCTGTGTGTTGCATTTGGACCGAGTACTGTTGCCCAAGTGATTACCCCATTTGTGATATTAGAGATGGACTCTGTCTCCAG AAGCATGGAGATTTAATGGGAGTGGCTGCAAAGAAGATAAAGAAGGGAAGGCACAAGTTACCATGGACTAAATTTGAACAAACAGAAAAGACATATCATCACCTTCAGACGGGGAGGAATGCTTTTGCTGCAGtgctttga